A DNA window from Candidatus Vicinibacter affinis contains the following coding sequences:
- the nadC gene encoding carboxylating nicotinate-nucleotide diphosphorylase: MIIQELENFIRQALDEDIRTGDITSLACIRPESRSKAKLLVKEEGVLAGVDFAEMVFKLVDPSIKFEKHLADGTFIKYGDVAFHIEGNTRDLLKTERLVLNVMQRMSGIATLAARFAAEVEGLPVKILDTRKTTPLNRALEKWAVRIGGCYNYRDGLYDWFMIKDNHIKACGSPTKAIRAVQKYQSLHGLESFGITVEVKNLVECEEVMKCGGITRIMLDNFDLELLREAVALVNKRFETEASGGISLETIRKVAHTGVDFISVGALTHSAGSLDLSLKIQDQLI; encoded by the coding sequence ATGATTATCCAAGAACTCGAAAATTTCATCCGGCAGGCTCTTGATGAAGACATCCGCACAGGGGACATTACTTCTTTGGCTTGTATACGACCTGAAAGTAGATCTAAGGCCAAATTACTGGTAAAAGAAGAAGGGGTGCTGGCTGGTGTAGATTTTGCAGAAATGGTTTTCAAATTAGTAGATCCCTCTATAAAATTCGAAAAACATCTGGCGGATGGCACTTTTATTAAATATGGGGACGTGGCTTTTCATATTGAAGGAAATACCCGGGATCTATTGAAAACAGAACGCCTGGTCTTGAATGTCATGCAAAGAATGAGTGGAATAGCGACTCTTGCAGCGCGTTTTGCAGCTGAAGTGGAAGGATTACCCGTTAAAATTCTGGATACCCGCAAGACCACACCTTTGAACAGAGCTCTTGAAAAATGGGCTGTCAGAATAGGCGGTTGCTATAATTACCGGGATGGGCTCTACGATTGGTTTATGATTAAAGACAACCACATTAAAGCATGCGGATCTCCAACAAAAGCCATCCGTGCAGTTCAAAAATACCAATCGTTGCATGGCCTTGAATCCTTTGGTATTACGGTAGAAGTAAAAAATCTGGTAGAGTGCGAAGAAGTAATGAAATGTGGCGGGATTACCAGAATCATGCTGGATAACTTTGATCTGGAATTGCTTCGTGAAGCTGTGGCGCTGGTCAATAAACGCTTTGAAACCGAAGCTTCCGGTGGAATAAGCCTGGAGACCATCCGAAAAGTCGCCCATACAGGCGTGGATTTTATCTCTGTTGGCGCACTCACACATAGCGCCGGAAGCCTCGATTTAAGCTTGAAGATACAGGATCAACTGATTTAA
- a CDS encoding DUF2892 domain-containing protein, whose product MKKNMGSVDRMVRVLVAVVIVGLYSANVISGTIAIVGLLFAGIFIATSFMSFCPLYLPFGISTREKEQG is encoded by the coding sequence ATGAAAAAGAATATGGGCTCAGTGGATCGAATGGTAAGGGTATTGGTAGCTGTTGTCATAGTGGGGTTGTACTCTGCCAACGTCATTTCAGGAACAATCGCAATTGTAGGGTTGTTATTTGCGGGTATTTTTATCGCAACCAGCTTTATGAGTTTTTGTCCTTTGTATTTGCCATTTGGAATATCGACCAGAGAAAAGGAACAGGGTTGA
- a CDS encoding Crp/Fnr family transcriptional regulator, whose protein sequence is MQDTEELNKLNFEAPLLNKILETGFIKEFKSMDTIIDAGQIISYIPIVLAGLVKVSRVDDEGRELLLYYIHPNEGCAFTFSCCTQRTPSEIKAVAEENSKLLMVPVHLMDEWLTKFQTWKAFVMQTMQERFAELLKTIDQVAFQHLDIRLVNYLKQKTKSTGSSLVNLSHKQIAEDLSTNRVVISRLLKKLEDQKKILLYRNQIKVLRAL, encoded by the coding sequence ATCCAGGATACAGAAGAACTGAATAAATTAAATTTTGAAGCACCGCTCCTAAATAAAATTCTCGAAACGGGTTTTATTAAGGAATTTAAATCCATGGACACCATTATTGATGCCGGGCAGATCATCAGCTATATTCCCATTGTACTTGCTGGTTTGGTGAAAGTCAGCAGAGTAGATGATGAAGGCAGAGAACTCCTCCTCTATTACATTCACCCCAATGAAGGATGTGCCTTTACTTTTAGTTGTTGTACCCAAAGAACGCCCAGTGAAATAAAGGCCGTTGCAGAAGAAAATTCAAAACTACTGATGGTACCGGTACACCTTATGGACGAATGGCTGACCAAATTTCAGACCTGGAAGGCTTTTGTAATGCAGACGATGCAGGAAAGATTTGCAGAGTTGTTGAAAACTATTGATCAGGTTGCCTTTCAGCATTTGGACATCAGGTTGGTAAATTACCTCAAACAAAAGACAAAAAGTACAGGGAGTAGTTTGGTGAATCTTTCGCACAAACAAATTGCTGAGGATTTGAGTACCAATCGGGTGGTTATTTCAAGGCTGTTGAAAAAACTGGAAGACCAAAAGAAAATCCTGCTCTACAGGAATCAAATAAAAGTTTTAAGGGCTTTGTAA